In the genome of Candoia aspera isolate rCanAsp1 chromosome 1, rCanAsp1.hap2, whole genome shotgun sequence, one region contains:
- the LBR gene encoding delta(14)-sterol reductase LBR, with the protein MPRRKFADEEVVMGRWPGSVLYYEVKVISYDDQTHLYTVKYEDGTELNLKENDMRSVSSFRFRKSSSSSGSPSRRSGSRSRSGSRSRSPGRPAKHKRRSSSRSREPKNENNMIGEPNLIPLKLHENNTNQYNGEPESTEVNYSSHAILERQRIESERARERILERYSLHPRKEEKRREEMYSEEKIFETPKSIGKVCRKTKELVFGGKIGAFFMIFLLPGTVFYLLLMCTQKDPSLLNFPPPLPGFQNLWETRVFGVFLLWFFLQALFYLLPIGKIVEGVPLWNGIRLEYRINGIYAFILTTVAVGISLYFEMELCYLYDHFLQFAICATIFSLLLSIYLYARSLKAPEQELSPGGNSGNIFYDFLMGRELNPRIGNFDLKYFCELRPGLIGWAVINLAMLLTEMKVQDRNMPSLSMILVNSFQLLYVVDALWNEEAILTTMDITNEGFGFMLAFGDLVWVPFLYSLQAFYLVNNPNEISWPAASAILTLNIVGYYIFRAANSQKNSFRRNPKDSKLAYLNVIPTATGKSLLVSGWWGLVRHPNYLGDIIMALAWSLPCGFNHILPYFYVIYFTGLLIHREARDEHQCKKKYGLAWEKYCQRVPYRIFPYIY; encoded by the exons TCTGTGTCATCTTTTCGATTTAGAAAAAGCAGTTCTTCTTCAGGTTCTCCATCAAGACGCAGTGGTAGCAGGTCTAGATCAGGCTCTAGATCTCGTTCACCTGGTCGACCAGCAAAACACAAACGACGTTCTTCCTCACGAAGCAGAGAgccaaaaaatgaaaataatatgatTGGGGAACCTAATCTGATTCCTTTG AAGCTGCATGAAAATAATACCAATCAGTATAATGGAGAGCCAGAAAGCACAGAAGTGAATTATTCTTCTCATGCTATTTTAGAG CGGCAAAGAATTGAGTCTGAGCGAGCAAGAGAGCGCATTCTGGAACGATACAGTTTACATCCTAGAAAGGAGGAGAAGAGACGAGAGGAGATGTATTCTGAAGAGAAAATTTTTGAAACACCAAAAAGTATTGGAAAAGTATGCCGGAAGACAAAAGAACTAGTATTTGGAGGAAAAATTG gtgcCTTCTTTATGATATTTCTTCTGCCTGGAACTGTGTTCTACTTGTTGCTAATGTGCACACAGAAAGACCCCAGTCTTTTGAATTTTCCTCCTCCACTCCCAGGTTTCCAAAATTTATGGGAGACAAGAGTGTTTGGTGTCTTTCTTCTTTGGTTCTTTCTCCAAGCCCTATTTTACTTACTGCCTATAGGAAAG attgtaGAAGGGGTACCTCTTTGGAATGGAATTAGGCTGGAGTATAGAATAAATG GAATCTACGCCTTTATCCTAACAACTGTAGCTGTGGGAATATCTCTGTATTTTGAAATGGAGCTTTGTTACTTATATGACCACTTCCTGCAATTTGCTATCTGTGCCACAATTTTTAGTTTACTGTTAAGCATTTATCTCTATGCCCGTTCCCTGAAAGCACCTGAGCAAGAATTATCCCCTGGAGGAAATTCTG GGAatattttttatgattttttaatggGACGTGAATTAAATCCTCGCATTGGAAATTTTGATCTGAAATACTTCTGTGAGTTACGACCAGGGCTAATTGGCTGG GCTGTTATTAACCTGGCCATGCTTTTGACCGAGATGAAAGTGCAAGATCGGAATATGCCCTCTCTGTCAATGATACTTGTTAATAGTTTCCAGCTCCTCTATGTGGTGGATGCTCTTTGGAATGAG GAAGCAATTTTAACAACAATGGACATCACAAATGAGGGGTTTGGATTCATGCTAGCATTTGGAGACTTAGTGTGGGTTCCCTTTCTCTACAGTTTACAAGCATTCTATTTAGTGAATAATCCAAATGAGATTTCATGGCCTGCAGCTTCTGCAATTCTGACTCTGAATA ttgTTGGATATTACATTTTCCGTGCTGCCAACTCACAAAAGAATTCATTTCGAAGAAATCCAAAGGATTCAAAACTTGCTT ATTTGAATGTTATTCCTACTGCAACAGGAAAAAGCCTCCTTGTATCTGGCTGGTGGGGCTTGGTGCGCCATCCTAATTATTTAGGTGATATCATTATGGCTCTGGCTTGGTCTCTACCTTGTG GATTCAATCATATTTTACCGTATTTCTATGTCATATATTTTACTGGTTTGCTTATTCATCGAGAAGCCCGTGATGAACATCAGTGTAAGAAAAAATACGGTTTGGCATGGGAAAAATACTGCCAACGTGTACCATATCGCATATTTCCATACATCTATTGA